The Cygnus atratus isolate AKBS03 ecotype Queensland, Australia chromosome 2, CAtr_DNAZoo_HiC_assembly, whole genome shotgun sequence genome window below encodes:
- the CCDC127 gene encoding coiled-coil domain-containing protein 127, with protein MLLMEQPRGVGPAAQGQQRLPRTRRRRRPEGFRRDPKGPEDTRRHPEGTPKAPEGTRSGPRASRRPFGAAELPASGPGLAFPGGPGAGSQQGAPMNNLNEPPGWNILPNRREPGEEGGRWNYALLVPMLGLAAFRWIWTRECQKEIEKEKNEYYRKHSSLQKDLEAKYRDTITESRRAVAHLELELEKERNRTLSYREALVSQSRKLVEERRSLEQEQEKLEREKQVLLHSGAAGNLYQSCLAKEEEWQKRANVLLKEFEDGLKERQEIYCSLVVPRSQRLEIEKNLLVKAATDPVAVALHMESGLKDIFKHDNYCGNLLNRSRSQNGRLMWLYLRYWELAIELQKFKRVEKAVLGKR; from the exons atgcTTCTAATGGAACAGCCGAGAGGGGTTGGGCCGGCAGCTCAGGGGCAGCAGCGGCTTCCCCGGACGCGGCGCCGGCGGCGGCCCGAAGGCTTCCGAAGAGACCCGAAGGGGCCCGAAGACACCCGAAGGCACCCCGAGGGTACCCCGAAGGCGCCCGAAGGCACCCGAAGTGGCCCGAGGGCGTCGAGGCGTCCGTTTGGCGCTGCCGAGCTCCCCGCCTCAGGGCCCGGCCTTGCCTTCCCCGGCGGGCCCGGTGCGGGCAGCCAGCAGGGCGCCCCCATGAACAACCTGAACGAGCCCCCCGGCTGGAACATCCTGCCCAACCGCAGGGAGCCCGGCGAGGAGGGCGGCCGGTGGAACTACGCCCTGCTGGTGCCCATGCTGGGCCTGGCGGCCTTCC GTTGGATCTGGACCAGAGAATGtcagaaggaaatagaaaaggaaaaaaacgagtattacagaaaacattcatcTCTACAGAAAGACCTGGAAGCCAAATACCGGGATACGATCACGGAAAGTCGTCGCGCGGTTGCTCACTTGGAGCTGGAGCTTGAAAAGGAGCGCAACAGGACCCTGAGCTACCGTGAAGCCCTCGTGTCCCAGAGTCGCAAGCTAGTAGAAGAGAGGAGAAGCCTAGAACAGGAGCAGGAGAAGTTGGAGAGGGAGAAACAAGTTCTTTTGCACTCGGGAGCAGCAGGTAACTTGTACCAAAGTTGCCtggcaaaggaagaagaatggCAAAAGAGAGCCAACGTTTTACTAAAAGAATTTGAAGATGGACTTAAGGAAAGACAGGAGATCTACTGCAGTCTTGTGGTACCCAGAAGCCAGAGActagaaatagagaaaaatttGCTAGTTAAAGCGGCAACTGATCCTGTTGCTGTGGCTCTACATATGGAAAGTGgcttaaaagatattttcaaacatGATAACTACTGTGGCAATCTGctgaacagaagcagaagtcaAAATGGAAGACTTATGTGGTTGTATTTGAGATATTGGGAACTAGCTATTGAACTACAGAAGTTCAAGAGGGTAGAAAAAGCAGTGTTAGGAAAACGGTAG